A stretch of Elusimicrobiota bacterium DNA encodes these proteins:
- the sdhC gene encoding succinate dehydrogenase, cytochrome b556 subunit: protein MKRLLVETSDLVRYRGGFGHWTFLFHRLTGLGVLVFLLAHIVDTALLGWGPEVFNRVMAIYRHPLFRLSEVFLVASVLFHTLNGVRLIVVDFWPRATRHHRALVRGTWILFVLLMIPVVIIMAHHYLEANPR, encoded by the coding sequence ATGAAACGACTTCTCGTAGAAACTTCCGACCTCGTCCGTTACCGCGGCGGGTTCGGCCACTGGACGTTCCTTTTCCACCGCCTGACGGGTTTGGGCGTCTTGGTCTTCCTCCTGGCCCACATCGTGGACACGGCGCTCCTCGGTTGGGGCCCCGAGGTCTTCAACCGCGTCATGGCCATCTACCGCCATCCCCTTTTCCGCCTGAGCGAAGTGTTTCTCGTGGCGTCCGTCCTCTTCCACACGTTGAACGGCGTTCGCTTGATCGTGGTTGATTTTTGGCCCCGGGCCACCCGGCACCACCGGGCCCTGGTCCGCGGCACCTGGATTCTGTTCGTCCTCCTCATGATCCCGGTCGTGATCATCATGGCCCACCATTACCTGGAAGCGAACCCCCGATGA
- a CDS encoding succinate dehydrogenase has product MTALSPNAGRPVPSGGFERFAWFFMRASGLVLLVLALGHLAIMHLINSIDTVDYAFVAARYATPFWRTYDGLMLVLALLHGYNGLRVVLNDYLKSGWRTAATWFMGLLTLVLLILGLYVVFAFQPDHPQDTVLPNDTDLSSSL; this is encoded by the coding sequence ATGACGGCCCTCTCTCCCAACGCCGGTCGTCCGGTCCCCTCCGGCGGGTTCGAGCGCTTCGCCTGGTTCTTCATGCGCGCCTCGGGCCTCGTGCTCCTGGTTCTCGCCCTGGGCCACCTGGCCATCATGCATTTGATCAACAGCATCGACACGGTGGACTACGCCTTCGTCGCGGCCCGGTACGCCACGCCCTTCTGGCGGACCTACGACGGGCTGATGCTGGTCCTGGCCCTTTTGCACGGTTACAACGGCCTGCGGGTGGTCTTAAACGACTACCTTAAGAGCGGCTGGCGGACCGCCGCCACCTGGTTCATGGGGCTCCTGACCCTGGTCCTTTTGATCCTCGGCCTTTACGTGGTTTTCGCTTTCCAACCCGATCACCCCCAGGACACGGTGCTTCCCAATGACACGGACCTCTCATCATCGCTTTGA
- a CDS encoding succinate dehydrogenase flavoprotein subunit: MTRTSHHRFDCLIVGAGGAGLYAALALAQRKGSSVAVLSKLYPTRSHTGAAQGGVSAALGNTEEDSPDWHMFDTVKGGDYLVDQDAAEILCRDAVSTVIELEHLGLPFNRTEDGRIDQRRFGGHTRDFGKGPVRRACYAADRTGHMILQTLYQQCIKNNVTFFDEYHVVDLIVVGGRCAGVVAYQISTGELHVFHAKSVLFATGGSGRMFKITSNAHALTGDGMAIAYRRGLPLEDMEFFQFHPTGIYKMGILLSEACRGEGGKLLNGKGERFMERYAPTMLDLAPRDMISRFIHQEIREGRGVDGKDYVHLDLRHLGAQVIEEKLPDITDFVRTYMGLDPVTDLIPIQATAHYAMGGIPTTVDGEVIVDAKNTVLPGFYAAGEVACVSVHGANRLGTNSLVDILVFGRRSGMAMADFAAKNDFPPLPADPAADIRERVARLLANPAKQSAASLRAELQAAMMDDCGVYRSEAGLKKVQAKIAECRTRYAGVGVSDKGKQFNTELLEALELENLIDLAECTVASAIARKESRGAHAREDFPKRDDVQFLKHTLATKTASGVALDYKPVVITKFQPQERKY, translated from the coding sequence ATGACACGGACCTCTCATCATCGCTTTGATTGCCTGATCGTCGGCGCCGGCGGCGCGGGGCTTTACGCGGCCCTGGCGTTGGCTCAACGCAAAGGCTCTTCCGTGGCGGTCTTAAGCAAACTCTACCCCACCCGCTCCCACACGGGCGCGGCCCAGGGCGGCGTGAGCGCGGCCTTGGGCAACACCGAAGAGGACTCGCCCGATTGGCACATGTTCGACACGGTCAAGGGCGGGGACTACCTCGTGGACCAGGACGCCGCCGAAATCCTCTGCCGGGACGCCGTCAGCACGGTCATCGAACTGGAACATTTGGGCCTTCCCTTTAATCGAACCGAAGACGGTCGCATCGACCAGCGTCGTTTCGGCGGCCACACCCGGGACTTCGGCAAAGGACCCGTCCGCCGGGCCTGCTACGCCGCCGACCGCACCGGCCACATGATCCTCCAGACCCTTTACCAGCAGTGCATTAAGAACAACGTCACTTTTTTCGACGAATACCACGTCGTGGATTTGATTGTCGTCGGCGGCCGTTGCGCCGGCGTCGTGGCCTATCAAATCTCCACCGGCGAACTGCACGTGTTCCACGCCAAGTCGGTGCTCTTCGCCACGGGCGGCTCGGGCCGCATGTTCAAGATCACCTCCAACGCCCACGCCCTGACGGGCGACGGCATGGCCATCGCCTACCGCCGGGGCCTGCCCCTGGAGGACATGGAATTTTTCCAGTTCCACCCCACCGGCATCTACAAAATGGGCATTTTGCTCTCCGAGGCCTGCCGCGGCGAGGGGGGAAAGCTGTTGAACGGGAAAGGCGAGCGCTTTATGGAGCGTTACGCCCCCACCATGCTCGACCTGGCGCCCCGGGACATGATTTCCCGCTTCATCCACCAGGAAATCCGCGAAGGGCGCGGCGTCGACGGGAAAGACTACGTCCATTTGGACCTGCGCCACCTGGGCGCCCAGGTCATCGAGGAAAAACTGCCCGACATCACCGATTTCGTCCGCACCTACATGGGCCTGGACCCGGTGACGGATTTGATCCCCATTCAAGCCACCGCCCACTACGCCATGGGGGGGATTCCCACGACGGTGGACGGCGAAGTCATCGTCGACGCCAAAAACACCGTTCTCCCCGGTTTCTACGCCGCCGGCGAAGTGGCCTGCGTTTCGGTCCACGGCGCCAACCGCCTCGGGACCAACTCCCTGGTGGACATTTTGGTCTTCGGCCGCCGGTCCGGCATGGCCATGGCCGATTTCGCGGCCAAAAACGATTTCCCGCCCCTCCCGGCGGATCCCGCCGCGGACATCCGCGAACGGGTGGCCCGCCTCCTGGCCAACCCCGCCAAGCAATCGGCGGCGTCTCTCCGGGCCGAGCTTCAGGCGGCCATGATGGACGATTGCGGCGTCTACCGCTCGGAAGCGGGCCTCAAAAAAGTCCAGGCCAAAATCGCCGAATGCCGAACGCGTTACGCGGGCGTCGGCGTGTCGGACAAGGGGAAACAATTCAACACCGAACTGCTCGAGGCCCTGGAATTGGAAAACCTCATCGATCTGGCCGAATGCACGGTGGCCAGCGCCATCGCCCGGAAGGAATCCCGGGGCGCCCACGCCCGGGAGGATTTCCCCAAGCGGGACGACGTCCAATTTTTAAAGCACACCCTCGCCACCAAAACAGCCTCGGGGGTCGCCTTGGACTACAAGCCCGTGGTGATCACGAAATTTCAACCCCAGGAACGGAAATACTAA
- a CDS encoding succinate dehydrogenase iron-sulfur subunit has translation MKVTLKIRRVDPEKGLPERWETYTVDVAPTDRVLDALNEVKWTQEGPLAYRRSCAHGICGSDAMRINGRNRLACKVLVQDVAPVITLEPMKGFRVIKDLIVDMEPFLAKFRSLKPFLINEEPVTEGERLQSPDARARFDDTTKCILCGACTTSCPSFWADPAYVGPAAIVNAHRFIFDDRDRAAAERLELLDGRDGVWKCRTVFNCVEACPRDIDITGAIADVKRALLFRKD, from the coding sequence ATGAAGGTCACCCTCAAAATACGGCGCGTGGACCCGGAAAAAGGCCTGCCCGAGCGTTGGGAAACCTACACGGTCGACGTGGCCCCCACGGATCGGGTGTTGGACGCCTTGAACGAAGTCAAATGGACCCAGGAAGGGCCCCTGGCCTATCGGCGCTCCTGCGCCCACGGCATCTGCGGTTCCGACGCCATGCGCATCAACGGCCGAAACCGCCTGGCCTGCAAAGTGTTGGTCCAGGACGTGGCCCCGGTCATTACCTTGGAACCCATGAAGGGGTTCCGGGTCATCAAAGATTTGATCGTGGACATGGAACCCTTTCTGGCCAAGTTCCGCTCGTTGAAACCCTTTTTGATCAACGAGGAACCGGTCACCGAAGGCGAACGCCTCCAGTCGCCCGACGCCCGGGCCCGCTTCGACGACACCACCAAGTGCATCCTTTGCGGCGCCTGCACGACCAGTTGCCCGTCCTTCTGGGCGGACCCGGCCTACGTGGGCCCCGCCGCCATCGTGAACGCCCACCGATTTATTTTCGACGACCGCGACCGGGCCGCCGCCGAACGCCTGGAGCTGTTGGACGGGCGGGACGGGGTGTGGAAATGCCGCACCGTGTTCAACTGCGTCGAAGCCTGCCCCCGGGACATCGACATCACGGGCGCCATCGCCGACGTCAAGCGGGCCCTCCTGTTCCGGAAGGATTGA
- a CDS encoding response regulator — MPDAPDKKSVVLVVEDDEAILEFLATTLEMEGYEVYSATDGQKGLDMIVQHHPGAVLLDLMMPGLDGFGVLEKMAERNDTAKIPVTVVSAYADAGPARELLAKAKNVQKVFTKPVRSDELLRQVKAMLDSR, encoded by the coding sequence ATGCCCGACGCGCCCGATAAGAAGTCCGTCGTCCTCGTGGTGGAGGACGACGAAGCCATTTTGGAATTCCTGGCCACGACCCTGGAGATGGAGGGGTACGAGGTTTACTCCGCCACCGACGGTCAAAAAGGCCTCGACATGATCGTCCAGCACCACCCGGGCGCGGTCCTCCTGGATTTGATGATGCCCGGCTTGGACGGCTTCGGGGTGTTGGAAAAAATGGCGGAGCGGAACGACACCGCCAAAATTCCCGTGACCGTCGTGAGCGCCTACGCCGACGCCGGCCCCGCCCGGGAGCTCCTGGCCAAAGCCAAAAACGTTCAAAAAGTTTTCACCAAGCCCGTTCGTTCCGACGAACTCCTCCGGCAGGTGAAAGCCATGCTGGACAGCCGTTGA
- a CDS encoding aspartate 1-decarboxylase, with protein sequence MRVFLRSKIHNATVTDANLNYVGSMTVDVALLEKADMAEHERILVVDNTNGARLETYLIKGARGSGEICANGAASHLIQKGHQVILMTFEHARRAPKTKIVLVDGQNRFVKYLREKPGAAAG encoded by the coding sequence ATGCGCGTTTTCCTTCGCTCCAAAATCCACAACGCCACGGTCACCGACGCCAATTTAAATTACGTCGGGTCCATGACGGTCGACGTCGCCCTGCTGGAAAAGGCGGACATGGCCGAACACGAGCGGATCCTGGTGGTCGACAACACCAACGGGGCCCGCCTGGAAACCTACTTGATCAAAGGCGCCCGGGGGTCCGGCGAAATCTGCGCCAACGGCGCGGCCAGCCACCTCATCCAGAAAGGCCACCAGGTCATCCTGATGACCTTCGAGCACGCCCGGCGGGCCCCCAAAACGAAAATCGTTTTGGTCGACGGTCAAAACCGCTTCGTGAAGTACCTTCGGGAAAAACCCGGCGCGGCCGCCGGCTGA
- a CDS encoding ABC transporter ATP-binding protein, translating into MGGPGFPLIKTEGLLKKFQDVVAVDRLDLEVPAGEIFGFLGPNGAGKTTTVKLLTGLLKPTAGRSWIGGIDVQRDPRGAKKIMGLVPDQPYVYPHLTGKEFLRFIGDLYEVDPRRQIKRIPELLRMFELEDMGDELVESYSHGMRQKLVLAGVLLHEPKVLFLDEPMVGLDPKSARLVKDIFQELSKGGVTIFMCTHVLEIAEKLCHRIGIVEKGRMTRIGTVEELRSQSQRAGSLEDVFLRLTGGDEYRSLLKYLSE; encoded by the coding sequence CTGGGCGGCCCGGGCTTTCCTTTGATCAAAACCGAGGGGCTTCTTAAAAAATTCCAGGACGTCGTGGCCGTGGACCGGCTCGACCTCGAGGTCCCGGCGGGGGAAATTTTCGGGTTCCTGGGGCCCAACGGCGCGGGGAAAACCACGACGGTCAAACTGCTCACGGGCCTGCTGAAGCCCACGGCGGGCCGGTCCTGGATCGGCGGCATCGACGTGCAGCGGGACCCTCGGGGAGCCAAGAAAATCATGGGGCTCGTTCCGGACCAGCCCTACGTCTATCCCCACCTCACGGGAAAAGAGTTTCTCCGCTTCATCGGCGATCTTTACGAAGTGGACCCGCGCCGCCAAATCAAACGGATCCCCGAACTGCTCCGGATGTTTGAACTGGAGGACATGGGCGACGAATTGGTGGAGTCTTATTCCCACGGCATGCGGCAGAAGTTGGTCCTGGCCGGGGTTCTCCTCCACGAACCCAAAGTTCTCTTTCTGGACGAACCCATGGTCGGCCTGGACCCCAAAAGCGCCCGCCTGGTCAAAGACATTTTCCAGGAATTGTCCAAAGGCGGGGTGACGATTTTCATGTGCACCCACGTGCTGGAAATCGCCGAAAAACTCTGCCACCGGATCGGCATCGTCGAAAAGGGCCGGATGACCCGCATCGGCACCGTGGAGGAACTGCGGTCCCAGTCCCAGCGCGCGGGGTCCCTGGAGGACGTCTTCCTCCGACTGACCGGCGGCGACGAATACCGTTCGCTCCTCAAATACCTCTCCGAGTGA
- the hisD gene encoding histidinol dehydrogenase, whose product MKNTVARLLEEVRRRGDKGVASLLRRFDGAFLTPRQWRIPLEEARRALRRLPAQRRGVLEMAQGNIARFHAAERRFASRSWRLKGGGLVVGQEVRPVASAGLYVPGGRFAYPSTVLMTAVPAKAAGVKRVVVVTPPRHLTDEVLGACALAGVDEILSIGGVAAIGALAFGTETIRPVDIIAGPGGAWVTEAKRQVFGVVGIDMLAGPSEIVLLADASVPAALVAADMMAQAEHDPAARAVVISTDSRVLSAVKAAVEPKFRNQCRFKKAADWAAAARLAEDAAPEHLSLAVKNPEGLLKKIGNAGAVFLGPWSPVAAGDYWAGPSHVLPTGRSARFSSGLSVQTFLKRSSVIGVSRAAMKKAAPRVALLAEAEGLVYHAASLKARVK is encoded by the coding sequence ATGAAAAACACCGTGGCTCGACTCCTGGAAGAGGTTCGCCGCCGGGGGGACAAAGGGGTGGCGTCCCTGCTCCGGCGGTTCGACGGCGCGTTCCTGACGCCCCGGCAATGGCGGATTCCCTTGGAGGAAGCGCGCCGGGCCCTTCGGCGACTCCCCGCCCAGCGACGCGGGGTTCTGGAAATGGCCCAGGGGAACATCGCCCGTTTTCACGCCGCGGAACGACGCTTTGCGTCCCGGTCCTGGCGGTTGAAGGGCGGGGGCCTGGTGGTGGGACAGGAAGTCCGCCCGGTGGCCTCGGCGGGCCTTTACGTCCCCGGCGGCCGGTTCGCCTACCCCTCCACCGTGTTGATGACCGCGGTTCCCGCCAAAGCGGCGGGGGTGAAACGCGTGGTGGTGGTCACGCCCCCGCGCCATTTGACCGACGAGGTGTTGGGCGCCTGCGCCCTGGCGGGCGTGGATGAAATTTTAAGCATCGGCGGCGTGGCCGCCATCGGCGCCCTGGCCTTCGGCACCGAAACCATCCGCCCCGTGGACATCATCGCCGGGCCGGGCGGCGCCTGGGTGACGGAAGCCAAGCGGCAGGTGTTCGGCGTGGTCGGCATCGACATGCTGGCGGGTCCCAGCGAAATCGTCCTTCTGGCCGACGCGTCGGTTCCGGCGGCGCTGGTGGCCGCGGACATGATGGCCCAAGCGGAGCACGACCCCGCCGCCCGGGCGGTCGTGATCTCCACGGATTCCCGGGTCCTTTCCGCCGTGAAGGCGGCGGTGGAGCCGAAATTCCGAAATCAATGCCGATTTAAAAAAGCCGCCGATTGGGCGGCCGCGGCGCGTTTGGCCGAAGACGCGGCCCCGGAACACCTGTCCTTGGCGGTTAAAAACCCCGAAGGACTCTTGAAAAAAATCGGCAACGCGGGCGCCGTGTTCCTGGGCCCCTGGTCGCCCGTGGCGGCCGGGGATTATTGGGCGGGCCCCTCCCACGTGCTTCCCACGGGTCGGTCGGCCCGGTTTTCCTCGGGGCTGTCGGTTCAAACCTTTTTGAAACGCTCCAGCGTCATCGGGGTGTCCCGGGCGGCCATGAAAAAGGCCGCGCCGCGCGTCGCCCTCCTGGCCGAAGCCGAGGGGCTGGTTTATCACGCCGCGTCCCTCAAAGCGAGAGTGAAATGA
- the hisB gene encoding imidazoleglycerol-phosphate dehydratase HisB, protein MKDRVSEKNRVTKETQVRLRLNLDGSGRYKVSTTLPFLDHMLELFAKHGNIDLTVQATGDTHIDDHHLVEDIGLTLGDVLVEALGDKRGLVRYGQDFRPDLKGKALTTMDETLSYVALDLSGRPYFDFKVKFHLQNKPPISFELFDDFFQAVAMNAKMNLHIKLLQGRNNHHIAESIFKGFGRALAMAVRIDPRRGSAVPSTKGAL, encoded by the coding sequence ATGAAAGACCGCGTGTCCGAAAAAAACCGCGTCACGAAAGAAACCCAGGTCCGCCTTCGTTTGAATTTGGACGGGTCCGGTCGCTACAAGGTGTCCACGACCCTCCCGTTCCTGGACCACATGCTGGAGCTTTTCGCCAAGCACGGCAATATTGATTTGACCGTCCAAGCCACGGGCGACACCCACATCGACGACCACCACCTGGTGGAGGACATCGGTTTGACTCTGGGGGACGTTCTGGTCGAAGCCCTGGGCGACAAACGGGGCCTCGTGCGTTACGGCCAGGATTTTCGGCCCGACTTGAAGGGCAAAGCCCTCACGACCATGGACGAGACCCTGTCCTACGTGGCGCTGGATTTGTCCGGCCGCCCTTATTTTGATTTCAAGGTGAAGTTCCACCTTCAAAACAAGCCGCCCATCTCCTTCGAGCTTTTCGACGATTTCTTCCAAGCCGTGGCCATGAACGCGAAGATGAACCTGCACATCAAACTGCTCCAGGGACGGAACAACCACCACATCGCCGAATCCATCTTCAAGGGGTTTGGCCGGGCCCTCGCCATGGCGGTGCGGATCGATCCGCGCCGCGGCTCCGCCGTTCCGTCCACCAAAGGCGCTCTGTGA
- the hisH gene encoding imidazole glycerol phosphate synthase subunit HisH, producing the protein MTVPRLAVVDYGMGNIHSVAKSLEASGGRVVVSDRRSVLDKADVLVVPGQGRFDRAMATLKARGLVSFLKGWLKEDRPFLGVCLGLQILFDRSDEAPGVPGLGWIPGRVRRFAPGSGLKIPHMGWNQARPRGERAKKLFGADGYYYFVHSYYPVPAEREWEGARTPYGTDFCSAIVRGAAVATQFHPEKSGTAGLLCLKKLIQSWARR; encoded by the coding sequence GTGACCGTTCCGCGTTTGGCCGTGGTGGATTACGGCATGGGCAACATCCATTCCGTGGCCAAGTCCCTGGAAGCCTCGGGTGGCCGGGTGGTCGTGTCCGACCGGCGGTCGGTGTTGGACAAGGCCGACGTGCTGGTGGTGCCGGGACAGGGCCGCTTCGACCGGGCCATGGCGACGCTTAAGGCCCGGGGGTTGGTCTCGTTTTTGAAGGGCTGGCTCAAGGAAGACCGTCCCTTTTTGGGTGTTTGTCTGGGCCTGCAGATTTTGTTTGATCGAAGCGACGAAGCCCCCGGGGTTCCCGGGTTGGGGTGGATCCCCGGCCGGGTCCGGCGCTTCGCTCCCGGGAGCGGCCTTAAGATTCCCCACATGGGGTGGAACCAAGCGCGCCCCCGGGGCGAACGGGCCAAAAAACTATTCGGCGCCGACGGCTACTATTACTTCGTCCACTCCTATTACCCGGTTCCCGCCGAGCGGGAGTGGGAGGGCGCTCGGACGCCCTACGGAACGGATTTTTGTTCGGCCATCGTGCGGGGCGCGGCGGTGGCCACCCAATTTCACCCGGAGAAGAGCGGCACGGCCGGGTTGTTGTGCCTTAAAAAATTGATCCAGTCGTGGGCCCGGAGGTGA
- the hisF gene encoding imidazole glycerol phosphate synthase subunit HisF, with the protein MDQDDPGRIPRPPHGFPGRRERRSDDRRLAGRFRTHPGRRHQDHRQPGVPGNRLHGHQAGRHAQRAQREIHRRSAGHDPHGRLRLRRDFVLGRPSGVEGPGGQGSQGRHPREIALRRENQSARRPGDRKMISGLTRRLIPCLDVDGGRVVKGTKFLNLRDAGDPVEVARRYNAEGADELVFLDITASSQKRPILLDVVTRTAEQVFIPLTVGGGVRTVADVRTLLSAGADKVSINTAGVQRPALFKEAAGAVGSQCVVAAIDAKRTGRGRWEVFIHGGRTATGKNAVAWARETVRRGAGEILLTSMDADGTKAGYDTDLLRAVCRAVRVPVIASGGAGRPSHFADAFRAGADAALAASLFHFRELSINRLRRYLAGRKIPIRRIP; encoded by the coding sequence ATGGATCAAGACGACCCTGGCCGAATACCCCGGCCGCCTCATGGCTTCCCTGGACGCCGTGAACGGCGAAGTGATGATCGAAGGCTGGCAGGCCGATTCCGGACACACCCTGGCCGACGTCATCAAGACCATCGACAACCTGGGGTTCCGGGAAATCGTCTACACGGACATCAAGCAGGACGGCACGCTCAAAGGGCCCAACGTGAAATCCATCGCCGAAGTGCTGGCCATGACCCACATGGGCGTCTACGCCTCCGGAGGGATTTCGTCCTTGGACGACCTTCGGGCGTTGAAGGCCCTGGAGGTCAAGGGTCTCAAGGGCGCCATCCTCGGGAAATCGCTCTACGCCGGGAAAATCAATCTGCCCGACGCCCTGGCGATCGCAAAATGATTTCGGGCCTTACCCGGCGCCTCATTCCCTGTCTGGACGTCGACGGGGGCCGGGTGGTGAAAGGCACCAAGTTCCTGAACCTCCGGGACGCGGGCGACCCGGTGGAGGTGGCCCGCCGCTACAACGCCGAGGGGGCCGACGAGTTGGTGTTTTTGGACATCACCGCGTCCTCCCAAAAGCGGCCCATCCTGTTGGACGTGGTGACCCGCACCGCCGAACAGGTGTTCATCCCCCTGACCGTCGGGGGCGGGGTGCGCACGGTGGCCGACGTCCGCACGCTCCTGTCCGCCGGGGCCGATAAAGTGTCCATCAACACCGCGGGGGTGCAACGCCCGGCGCTCTTTAAGGAAGCCGCGGGCGCGGTGGGTTCCCAATGCGTGGTGGCCGCCATCGACGCCAAGCGCACGGGCCGGGGCCGCTGGGAGGTTTTCATCCACGGCGGCCGAACCGCCACCGGCAAAAACGCCGTGGCCTGGGCCCGGGAAACCGTGCGTCGGGGCGCCGGGGAAATTTTGTTGACCAGCATGGACGCCGACGGCACCAAGGCCGGCTACGACACGGACTTGCTCCGCGCCGTCTGCCGGGCCGTCCGGGTTCCCGTCATCGCTTCCGGCGGGGCGGGACGGCCGAGCCATTTCGCCGACGCCTTCCGCGCCGGCGCCGACGCGGCCCTGGCCGCGTCGCTGTTTCATTTTCGTGAGTTGTCCATCAACCGCCTTCGGCGCTACCTGGCCGGGCGGAAAATTCCCATCAGGAGAATCCCGTGA
- the hisI gene encoding phosphoribosyl-AMP cyclohydrolase codes for MSLEWIESVKFDDKGLVPAVVQDDKDGTLLMVAYMNKEALRETVERRRGVFFSRSRNKMWRKGEESGNFQEVKSIALDCDKDCVLIRVNQIGGAACHTGRKSCFFHHVTDKNEIDVRGEILFDPAKVYKK; via the coding sequence GTGAGCTTGGAATGGATCGAAAGCGTTAAATTTGACGACAAGGGCCTCGTGCCCGCCGTGGTGCAGGACGACAAGGACGGCACCTTGCTCATGGTGGCCTACATGAACAAGGAGGCCCTGCGGGAAACCGTGGAGCGCCGCCGGGGCGTTTTTTTCAGCCGGTCCCGCAACAAGATGTGGCGGAAGGGCGAGGAGAGCGGCAACTTCCAGGAAGTGAAATCCATCGCCCTGGATTGCGACAAGGATTGCGTCCTGATCCGCGTGAACCAAATCGGCGGCGCGGCCTGCCACACGGGGCGGAAGTCCTGCTTTTTCCACCACGTGACGGACAAAAACGAAATCGACGTCCGGGGCGAGATCCTCTTCGACCCCGCCAAGGTCTATAAAAAATAA
- the lepB gene encoding signal peptidase I, protein MKRILYLVFLGALGAWVLRAYAVEGIYIATGSMEPTLHVGLHVFVNKVVYRVRGPQRGEIVLFPSPVEQKELVKRVIAVGGDTLRIEKKQVILNGKPLEEPYVRHTRAGELLDGDDLDMGTVPPGHLVLLGDNRDESGDSRDWKDAQGKHRYFIPVSAVKGKVMGPA, encoded by the coding sequence ATGAAGCGGATTTTGTACCTGGTGTTTTTGGGCGCCCTGGGCGCGTGGGTCCTTCGGGCCTACGCCGTGGAAGGCATTTACATCGCCACCGGCTCCATGGAGCCCACGCTCCACGTCGGCCTGCACGTGTTCGTCAACAAGGTGGTCTACCGCGTGCGCGGGCCCCAGCGCGGAGAAATCGTTCTCTTCCCGTCGCCCGTTGAACAAAAAGAATTGGTCAAGCGGGTGATCGCGGTCGGCGGCGACACCCTGCGCATTGAGAAAAAACAGGTGATCCTGAATGGAAAACCCCTGGAGGAACCCTACGTCCGGCACACCCGGGCCGGCGAGTTGTTGGACGGGGACGACCTGGACATGGGCACGGTTCCCCCGGGACATCTCGTGCTCCTCGGCGACAACCGGGACGAATCCGGCGACAGCCGGGACTGGAAGGACGCCCAGGGGAAACACCGCTATTTCATCCCCGTGTCGGCGGTGAAGGGCAAAGTGATGGGCCCCGCGTGA